One Engraulis encrasicolus isolate BLACKSEA-1 chromosome 5, IST_EnEncr_1.0, whole genome shotgun sequence DNA segment encodes these proteins:
- the LOC134449622 gene encoding endothelial zinc finger protein induced by tumor necrosis factor alpha → MKVNSKKKKQPSKKRNIKPGHGCNLEVLVELDRSPEIDKLVKPEPKSTAIVNAEGNAGFSSQPRIKLEPNHDESQVIKEEMTDGEPCPLGAVSPKLEPGSEEPNGWTVRIKSEPESEFEITQPEQEDVEPRVKQEDEGDQDVKQEGAEDDDGTSTSDQSGGAFFPCPHCSMSFTSRSYLDKHLKWTHQTEYHAILEKQASEHKFPESMRLMVQCPLCHRRFFNQGQLVAHERHAHPKPMTPPPRKRHPCPQCHRSFHYLNCLQKHCSRWHRLKTVRVDGELSCAGCRKSFAGVWAQGPHNCQPQPRGAKGAKSRRRTRAKTETKPETETETQTETKTETDTNGVKEEGAAATVDESTPTAENLLIACPDCGNRYRTIQSMRIHARTHTGEMPYACGECGRRFKEAGSLTKHLHIHTGERPFACPECGKCFARMTHLNSHLLTHTGIKPFTCTECGRGFSHRTELRNHERGHTGEKPFGCPDCGKHFAVKGNLRLHQKRVHCEEKSHQCGECGRKFSDARVLKTHLRTHTGERPYHCTTCDKSFGRISHLKNHQRTHTGERPYTCGECGKSFVQSGDLTKHRRTHTGEKPFPCPDCPSRFNSSGDLGKHRRSHLGIRPHECEECHKTFTLVQHLKLHMRTHTGEKPYLCPHCPSAFARSHHLSGHIRSMH, encoded by the exons ATGAAAGTCAACTCAAAGAAAAAGAAGCAACCGTCAAAAAAGAGGAATATAAAACCAGGGCACGGTTGCAACCTGGAAGTCCTTGTAGAGTTAGACCGCTCGCCTGAAATAGATAAACTCGTCAAGCCAGAGCCCAAGTCCACTGCGATTGTCAACGCAGAGGGCAATGCTGGGTTTAGTAGCCAACCTCGAATCAAACTAGAACCGAATCACGACGAGTCGCAGGTGATCAAGGAGGAGATGACCGATGGCGAACCCTGTCCCCTCGGTGCGGTGTCCCCCAAGTTGGAGCCAGGCAGCGAGGAACCAAATGGTTGGACTGTGCGAATAAAATCAGAGCCAGAATCGGAGTTCGAGATTACTCAGCCTGAGCAGGAAGATGTGGAGCCTCGTGTGAAGCAAGAAGATGAGGGAGATCAGGACGTCAAGCAAGAGGgtgctgaggatgatgatggcACGTCCACTTCAG ACCAGTCTGGCGGTGCCTTCTTCCCGTGCCCTCATTGCTCCATGTCCTTCACCAGCCGTTCCTACCTGGACAAGCACCTGAAGTGGACACACCAGACGGAGTACCACGCCATTCTGGAGAAGCAGGCGTCCGAGCACAAGTTCCCCGAGAGCATGCGTCTGATGGTGCAGTGCCCCCTCTGCCATCGCCGCTTCTTCAACCAGGGGCAGCTGGTGGCCCACGAGCGGCACGCCCACCCCAAGCCCATGACGCCGCCGCCCCGCAAGCGCCACCCCTGCCCGCAGTGCCACCGCAGCTTCCACTACCTCAACTGCCTGCAGAAGCACTGCAGCCGCTGGCACCGGCTGAAGACGGTGCGCGTGGACGGGGAGCTGAGCTGCGCCGGCTGCCGCAAGAGCTTCGCCGGGGTATGGGCCCAGGGTCCGCACAACTGCCAGCCACAGCCGAGGGGCGCCAAAGGGGCGAAGTCTCGACGCAGGACCAGAGCGAAAACGGAAACGAAACCCGAGACGGAAACCGAAACACAAACCGAAACAAAAACTGAAACGGATACGAACGGTGTGAAAGAAGAGGGCGCCGCCGCGACAGTGGACGAGAGCACGCCCACCGCCGAGAACCTTCTCATCGCGTGCCCCGACTGCGGCAACCGCTACCGCACCATACAGAGCATGAGAatccacgcgcgcacgcacaccggCGAGATGCCCTACGCGTGCGGCGAGTGCGGCCGCCGCTTCAAGGAGGCCGGCAGCCTGACCAAGCACTTGCACATCCACACGGGCGAGCGCCCCTTCGCCTGCCCAGAGTGTGGCAAGTGCTTCGCCCGCATGACCCACCTGAACTCGCACCTGCTCACGCACACCGGCATCAAGCCCTTCACCTGCACCGAGTGCGGACGCGGCTTCAGCCACCGCACGGAGCTGCGCAACCACGAGCGCGGCCACACCGGCGAGAAGCCGTTCGGCTGCCCCGACTGCGGCAAGCACTTTGCCGTCAAGGGCAACCTACGGCTGCACCAGAAGCGCGTGCACTGCGAGGAGAAGTCCCACCAGTGCGGCGAGTGCGGACGCAAGTTCTCCGACGCCCGCGTGCTGAAGACGCACCTGCGCACCCACACGGGCGAGAGACCTTACCACTGCACCACGTGCGACAAGAGTTTTGGCCGCATCTCGCACCTGAAGAaccaccagcgcactcacaccgGGGAGAGACCTTACACGTGCGGCGAGTGCGGCAAGAGCTTCGTGCAGTCAGGCGACCTCACCAAGCACCGCCGCACGCACACGGGGGAGAAACCCTTCCCGTGCCCGGACTGCCCCAGCCGCTTCAACAGCTCGGGAGACCTGGGCAAGCACCGGCGCAGCCACCTGGGCATCCGGCCGCACGAGTGCGAGGAGTGCCACAAGACCTTCACCCTGGTGCAGCACCTGAAgctgcacatgcgcacgcacacggggGAGAAACCCTACCTGTGCCCCCACTGCCCGTCTGCCTTCGCCAGGTCCCACCACCTCAGCGGCCACATCCGCAGCATGCACTGA